A genome region from Apus apus isolate bApuApu2 chromosome 2, bApuApu2.pri.cur, whole genome shotgun sequence includes the following:
- the SALL3 gene encoding sal-like protein 3 yields MSRRKQAKPQHLKSDEELQAEVVSEHAVPGEGADDGDSGNESRSGSEETNVCEKCCAEFFKWTDFLEHKKSCTKNPLVLIVNEDEAAPPTAEEFPEPSPASSPSDQAESEAAEEGVQAENNDSSEIKNTEKEEEPMEVETSEKSFPNQGTSNTATPLPQIPEPSSMTSYNMPNTNVTLETLLSTKVAVAQFSQSARTAASASISSGVTAVAIPMILEQLMALQQQQIHQLQLIEQIRSQVAMMNRQPLRPSLNPVLAAQGGAGQASNQLQGFATSAAVQLTAVIPSALVGQAASGQPAAFDSSQHISRPTSGASTPNISSGGSSAPPESTMPSSSNAITSITPVSVSNAPNSASQPQNASTSPSIGHGSLTSVSNLPNPLLPQSSSNSVIFPNPLVSIAATANALDPLSALMKHRKGKPPNVSVFEPKSSSEDPFFKHKCRFCAKVFGSDSALQIHLRSHTGERPFKCNICGNRFSTKGNLKVHFQRHKEKYPHIQMNPYPVPEYLDNVPTCSGIPYGMSLPPEKPVTTWLDSKPVLPTVPTSIGLQLPPTIPGMTSYGDSPSITPMSRSPQRPSPASSECTSLSPSLNTSESGVPVSAESPQPVQSSSSLTKVEPVTLPPTSTRLGDLSAGGKVSTASTSSIPTAVTDSSVATSLPNPVLPAVSDQFKAKFPFGGLLDSMQTSETSKLQQLVENIDKKMTDPNQCVICHRVLSCQSALKMHYRTHTGERPFKCKICGRAFTTKGNLKTHFGVHRAKPPLRVQHSCPICQKKFTNAVVLQQHIRMHMGGQIPNTPLPEGFQDAMDSELSYDEKNIDTLSNFDDDIDENSMEEDPELKDTASDSSKPLISYSGSCPSSPPSVISSIAALENQMKMIDSVMNCQQLTSLKSIENGSGESDHLSNDSSSAVGDLESQSAGSPAMSESSSSMQALSPVNSNSESFRSKSPGLSNQEEPQEIQLKTEKPDSPPPATENGGALDLTSTNPGRPVIKEEAPFSLLFLNRERGPSQSTPSLVTSTAPTMIKMEVNGHSKPISLGEVPSLPAGIQVPAAPQTVMSPGITPMLAPPPRRTPKQHNCQSCGKTFSSASALQIHERTHTGEKPFGCTICGRAFTTKGNLKVHMGTHMWNNAPARRGRRLSVENPMALLGGDALKFSEMFQKDLAARAMNVDPNFWNQYAAAITNGLAMKNNEISVIQNGGIPQLPVSLGGGAIPPLSNLTGGMDKARTGSSPPIVGLDKASSETGASRPFTRFIEDNKEIGIN; encoded by the exons CAGTCCcaggagaaggagcagatgATGGTGACAGCGGGAACGAGAGCAGGAGCGGAAGTGAAGAAACCAATGTTTGTGAGAAGTGCTGCGCTGAGTTCTTCAAGTGGACAGACTTCCTGGAGCACAAGAAGAGCTGCACTAAAAACCCTTTGGTGCTGATCGTGAATGAAGATGAAGCAGCTCCACCCACTGCTGAGGAGTTCCCTGAGCCCTCTCCTGCTAGCTCTCCTAGTGACCAGGCAGAGAGTGAAGCCGCTGAAGAAGGCGTCCAGGCAGAAAACAATGATAGCTCTGAGATAAAAAACAcggaaaaggaagaagagccAATGGAGGtagaaacttcagaaaaaagttTCCCGAACCAAGGCACCTCAAACACAGCTACTCCTCTACCTCAGATCCCTGAACCATCTTCCATGACAAGCTATAACATGCCAAACACTAATGTCACACTAGAGACTCTGCTGAGCACTAAAGTGGCGGTGGCACAGTTCTCGCAGAGTGCACggactgctgcttctgccagcaTCAGCAGTGGGGTGACGGCTGTGGCCATCCCCATGATCCTGGAGCAGCTGatggccctgcagcagcagcagattcaCCAGCTCCAGCTCATCGAGCAGATCCGCAGTCAGGTGGCGATGATGAACCGCCAGCCGCTACGGCCATCTCTAAATCCAGtcctggctgcccaggggggaGCCGGGCAGGCATCCAACCAGCTGCAGGGATTTGCCACCAGCGCTGCCGTCCAGCTTACTGCAGTCATTCCTTCTGCCCTTGTGGGTCAGGCTGCCAGCGGTCAGCCGGCTGCCTTTGACAGCTCTCAGCACATCTCAAGACCTACGTCTGGAGCAAGTACACCCAATATATCCAGCGGTGGCTCTTCTGCCCCACCTGAATCAACCATGCCCTCCTCCTCAAACGCGATTACGTCCATAACTCCTGTTTCCGTGTCAAATGCTCCTAACAGTGCTTCACAGCCCCAGAATGCTTCAACTTCGCCTTCAATAGGACATGGAAGCCTCACCTCAGTGTCCAACCTGCCAAACCCACTTCTACCTCAGTCTTCGTCAAATAGCGTGATCTTCCCCAATCCACTGGTTAGCATTGCTGCAACTGCTAACGCGCTGGATCCTCTGTCCGCCCTTATGAAGCACCGCAAAGGAAAGCCACCCAACGTGTCAGTGTTTGAACCCAAGTCAAGCTCTGAGGATCccttttttaaacacaaatgcCGATTTTGTGCCAAGGTCTTTGGAAGTGACAGTGCTTTACAAATTCACCTCCGCTCGCACACAGGCGAAAGACCTTTCAAGTGTAACATATGCGGCAACCGCTTTTCCACAAAGGGCAACCTGAAGGTTCATTTTCAGAGGCATAAAGAGAAATACCCTCATATTCAGATGAACCCTTACCCTGTTCCAGAATACCTCGATAATGTGCCCACCTGCTCTGGAATCCCATACGGAATGTCACTGCCCCCTGAAAAGCCGGTCACAACATGGTTAGACAGCAAGCCTGTTTTACCGACTGTCCCAACTTCCATCGGACTCCAGCTGCCCCCCACTATACCTGGTATGACTAGCTATGGAGATTCTCCAAGTATCACTCCCATGAGCAGGTCACCCCAGaggccttctcctgcctccagcGAATGCACTTCTCTATCCCCGAGCCTGAACACTTCTGAGTCAGGCGTTCCAGTGTCTGCTGAATCCCCGCAGCCTGTTCAGAGCAGCTCGTCTCTGACCAAGGTAGAACCTGTCACTCTGCCTCCCACGAGCACAAGACTCGGGGACCTTTCTGCAGGTGGGAAAGTTTCCACAGCTTCCACGTCTTCAATTCCTACTGCTGTTACGGACAGCAGTGTTGCAACGAGCCTCCCAAACCCTGTGCTTCCAGCAGTGTCTGACCAGTTCAAGGCAAAGTTTCCATTTGGTGGTCTGCTAGACTCTATGCAAACATCAGAAACCTCAAAACTACAACAGCTAGTGGAGAACATTGATAAGAAGATGACAGATCCAAATCAATGCGTCATTTGTCACCGTGTGCTTAGTTGTCAGAGCGCTCTCAAGATGCATTACAGAACGCATACAGGAGAAAGaccatttaaatgcaaaatttgtGGACGTGCCTTTACTACGAAAGGCAAtctaaaaacacattttggagTTCATCGAGCGAAGCCACCACTTAGAGTACAGCACTCATGTCCCATTTGTCAGAAGAAATTTACAAATGCGGTTGTTCTTCAGCAGCACATTCGTATGCATATGGGCGGGCAAATTCCAAACACGCCGCTACCAGAGGGCTTCCAGGATGCCATGGACTCAGAGCTTTCTTATGATGAGAAGAACATTGACACACTGAGCAACTTCGATGATGACATTGATGAAAATTCTATGGAAGAGGACCCGGAGCTAAAGGACACGGCAAGTGACTCCTCCAAACCCCTTATCTCTTACTCTGGGTCATGTCCTTCTTCGCCACCTTCTGTGATCTCCAGTATTGCTGCTCTGGAGAATCAAATGAAAATGATTGATTCTGTCATGAACTGTCAGCAGCTGACCAGTTTAAAATCCATAGAAAATGGATCAGGGGAAAGTGACCATTTGAGCAATGATTCTTCATCGGCCGTTGGTGATCTTGAAAGCCAGAGTGCAGGCAGCCCTGCAATGTCAGAGTCTTCTTCCTCCATGCAAGCATTGTCTCCTGTAAATAGCAACAGTGAAAGTTTCAGATCAAAGTCCCCAGGTCTCAGTAACCAGGAAGAACCACAAGAAATACagttaaagacagaaaaaccaGACAGTCCACCACCTGCAACTGAAAATGGAGGTGCATTAGATTTGACATCTACCAACCCAGGAAGACCGGTCATCAAAGAGGAGGCTCCTTTTAGCCTGCTGTTCCTGAACAGAGAACGTG GTCCCAGCCAAAGTACTCCTAGCCTGGTCACCAGTACAGCGCCTACCATGATCAAAATGGAAGTGAATGGTCACAGCAAGCCGATCTCTTTGGGTGAGGTTCCCTCGCTTCCAGCTGGAATCCAGGTTCCTGCTGCACCACAGACAGTGATGAGTCCGGGGATCACCCCTATGCTGGCACCCCCCCCTCGCCGGACTCCCAAGCAGCACAACTGTCAGTCGTGCGGGAAGACCTTCTCCTCAGCAAGTGCACTGCAGATACACGAGCGCACCCATACTGGTGAAAAACCATTTGGTTGCACAATCTGTGGTAGAGCTTTTACCACAAAGGGGAATCTTAAG GTTCACATGGGAACTCACATGTGGAATAACGCTCCTGCAcgccgcggccgccgcctcTCTGTGGAAAATCCCATGGCTCTGCTCGGTGGCGACGCACTCAAGTTCTCTGAGATGTTCCAGAAGGATTTGGCAGCTCGGGCCATGAACGTTGACCCAAATTTTTGGAACCAATACGCTGCAGCTATCACTAATGGACTTGCTATGAAGAACAATGAGATTTCTGTCATACAGAACGGAGGCATTCCCCAGCTCCCAGTAAGTCTAGGCGGAGGCGCCATCCCGCCTCTAAGTAACCTTACCGGTGGCATGGACAAAGCTCGCACGGGCAGCAGCCCTCCCATTGTGGGTCTGGACAAAGCAAGTTCTGAAACAGGAGCCAGTCGTCCATTCACCAGATTTATTGAGGATAATAAAGAGATTGGcataaattaa